From one Microbacter margulisiae genomic stretch:
- the fucI gene encoding L-fucose isomerase codes for MKPISNQPRVGIRPVIDARQGGIRESLEVQTMNMAKSVAALLSSTLKYTDGTPVQCVIADSTIGRVPEAAACAEKFRRENVGVSITVTPCWCYGSETIDYDAQTPKAIWGFNGTERPGAVYLAAALAGHTQKGLPAFGIYGRDVQDSTDTTIPSDVKEKLLRFTKAGLAVASMRGRSYLSIGSTSMGIAGSIVDTDFFQTYLGIRNESVDMSEIIRRVKENIYDKEEYEKAIAWVNTYCKVNEGEDFNMPSKVKNRTEKDADWEFVVKMAMIMRDLMVGNPKLKEQGFAEEALGHNAILGGFQGQRQWTDFMPNGDFAETILNSSFDWNGLREAFTMATENDSLNGVSMLFGHLLTGTAQVFADVRTYWSPEAVERVSGKKLTGAAANGLIHLINSGSAALDGTGEQVIDGQPVMKPFWDITNAEAEQCLKATTWYPANRDYFRGGGYSSKFLSKGGMPVTMTRINLVKGLGPVLQLAEGWTVELPDDVHKILDERTDRTWPTTWFTPRLTGKGAFRDVYSVMNNWGANHGAFSYGHIGADLITLASMLRIPVCMHNVGEASIFRPSAWNAFGMDAEGADFRACQTYGALYK; via the coding sequence ATGAAACCAATATCCAATCAACCGAGAGTAGGTATCAGGCCTGTGATAGATGCCCGTCAGGGCGGCATTCGCGAATCGCTGGAAGTACAGACCATGAATATGGCGAAAAGTGTTGCTGCATTACTTTCGTCTACATTGAAATATACCGATGGAACCCCTGTGCAATGTGTCATTGCAGATAGCACCATAGGACGGGTACCGGAAGCGGCAGCCTGCGCTGAGAAATTCCGTCGTGAAAATGTTGGCGTAAGCATCACCGTGACACCCTGCTGGTGCTACGGAAGCGAAACTATCGACTATGACGCTCAAACTCCAAAAGCCATTTGGGGTTTTAACGGAACCGAACGTCCCGGCGCAGTCTATCTGGCAGCCGCTTTAGCAGGCCATACCCAAAAAGGATTACCCGCCTTCGGCATCTACGGCCGTGATGTACAAGATTCGACAGATACCACCATCCCATCAGATGTAAAAGAAAAACTATTACGATTTACCAAAGCAGGCTTGGCAGTAGCCTCCATGCGGGGACGCTCCTATTTATCGATCGGCTCCACCTCCATGGGCATTGCCGGATCTATCGTAGATACAGATTTCTTTCAAACCTATCTCGGTATCCGCAACGAATCGGTGGATATGTCAGAGATTATTCGCCGGGTAAAAGAAAATATCTACGACAAAGAGGAATATGAGAAAGCCATAGCCTGGGTAAATACGTATTGCAAAGTAAATGAAGGCGAAGATTTCAATATGCCTTCTAAAGTCAAAAACAGGACAGAAAAAGATGCCGATTGGGAGTTTGTCGTTAAGATGGCTATGATCATGCGGGATCTGATGGTCGGAAATCCAAAACTGAAAGAGCAGGGATTTGCCGAAGAAGCTTTAGGTCATAATGCCATCCTGGGAGGTTTCCAGGGACAACGGCAATGGACCGATTTCATGCCCAATGGAGATTTCGCCGAAACTATTCTCAATTCATCCTTCGACTGGAATGGCCTCCGGGAAGCCTTTACCATGGCAACGGAAAACGATTCCCTGAATGGCGTATCCATGTTGTTTGGACACCTCCTCACAGGGACAGCCCAGGTGTTTGCCGATGTACGCACCTATTGGAGTCCCGAAGCAGTAGAGCGGGTTAGTGGTAAAAAACTTACGGGAGCTGCAGCCAATGGCCTGATCCACCTGATTAATTCAGGTTCAGCCGCTCTTGACGGTACCGGTGAACAGGTGATTGACGGGCAACCGGTGATGAAACCTTTCTGGGATATTACAAATGCAGAAGCAGAACAGTGCCTGAAAGCCACTACATGGTATCCGGCCAACCGGGACTATTTCAGGGGAGGCGGCTATTCATCGAAATTCTTATCCAAGGGAGGTATGCCGGTGACTATGACACGCATCAATCTGGTGAAAGGCCTTGGTCCGGTGCTGCAATTGGCAGAAGGCTGGACGGTAGAGCTGCCGGACGATGTACATAAAATTCTTGATGAAAGAACCGACCGTACATGGCCAACCACATGGTTTACTCCACGGTTAACTGGTAAAGGAGCCTTCAGGGATGTATATTCGGTTATGAACAACTGGGGAGCTAATCACGGAGCCTTCAGTTATGGGCATATCGGAGCCGACCTGATCACCCTGGCCTCGATGTTACGTATCCCGGTATGCATGCATAATGTGGGAGAAGCATCCATTTTCCGCCCCAGTGCATGGAATGCCTTTGGAATGGATGCCGAAGGAGCTGATTTCCGCGCTTGTCAAACGTACGGGGCTTTGTATAAATAA
- a CDS encoding aminopeptidase P family protein, with protein sequence MSEIVGRLSALRQLMREKGISATIIPSTDPHASEYVSDYWKERAWISGFTGSAGTVVVTQEEAGLWTDSRYFLQAEQQLVGSEITLFKDGVLTTPSISTWLAQVLKPQSKVSINPLLFSVSMVESLRNQLTDNGLTLLTQYDLIVRLWENRPVLPIDAISLYPNQYSGKSTQEKLAVIRKEMEKQKADHYLITALDEIAWLFNIRGKDVEYNPVAIAYAAIDAKTATLFVNPQKISLNVADTLSDEGVKVEPYNAVFEYVNHLHVGEKIWIDKAKTNYALFQEIPAHCQIIVAQSPAFYLKSIKNEIELNGTREAMIKDGVALIRFFMWLEQEVHSGELSELSIADRLRNFRAEQSLFQGESFGTIAGYQEHGAIVHYSASEKTNATLRPEGFLLLDSGAQYLDGTTDITRTVALGALSEQQQKDFTLVLKGHIALAKAKFPASTRGSQLDILARKALWDLGMNYGHGTGHGVGHYLSVHEGPQSIRMDENPTTLVPGMVISNEPGLYRAGQYGIRTENLVTVVEGETTEFGVFYQFETLTLCPIDIKAIDLALLTDEEKIWLNEYHWKVFSNLSPRLSQSEQEWLRLKCNPV encoded by the coding sequence ATGAGTGAAATTGTTGGTCGCCTGTCGGCATTGCGTCAGTTGATGCGTGAGAAAGGGATTTCAGCTACTATTATACCCAGTACTGATCCTCATGCCAGTGAGTACGTGTCTGATTATTGGAAAGAAAGGGCATGGATATCAGGATTTACCGGCTCTGCCGGAACCGTTGTGGTAACGCAGGAGGAGGCTGGTTTGTGGACTGATTCCCGCTATTTTCTGCAAGCTGAACAACAATTGGTTGGTTCTGAAATTACATTGTTCAAGGATGGGGTTCTTACAACCCCTTCAATATCAACGTGGTTAGCTCAAGTTCTGAAACCCCAAAGTAAAGTGTCGATCAATCCATTGCTCTTTTCTGTTTCAATGGTAGAGTCTTTGCGAAATCAATTAACAGATAATGGTTTAACGCTCTTGACTCAATATGATTTGATTGTCCGGCTATGGGAAAATCGCCCTGTCTTACCGATAGATGCCATTTCTCTTTATCCAAACCAATATTCAGGTAAATCCACACAAGAAAAGCTGGCTGTCATTCGTAAAGAAATGGAGAAGCAAAAAGCGGATCATTATCTGATAACTGCATTGGACGAAATTGCCTGGTTGTTTAATATAAGAGGGAAAGATGTAGAATATAACCCCGTTGCTATTGCATATGCTGCCATTGACGCTAAAACTGCTACTTTGTTTGTTAATCCACAGAAAATATCACTGAATGTTGCTGATACGTTGAGTGACGAAGGTGTTAAAGTAGAACCTTATAATGCAGTGTTTGAGTACGTAAATCATTTGCATGTCGGAGAAAAAATATGGATTGATAAGGCAAAAACTAATTATGCCCTTTTTCAGGAAATACCGGCTCACTGCCAGATTATCGTTGCCCAGTCTCCTGCCTTTTATTTGAAAAGCATAAAAAATGAGATTGAATTAAATGGTACCCGGGAAGCTATGATAAAAGATGGCGTAGCGCTGATCCGTTTTTTTATGTGGCTTGAACAAGAAGTTCATTCCGGTGAATTATCGGAATTGTCGATAGCAGATCGGTTGCGCAACTTTAGAGCTGAGCAATCTCTCTTTCAGGGCGAGAGTTTCGGAACAATTGCTGGTTACCAGGAGCATGGAGCAATTGTACATTATTCAGCTTCTGAGAAAACCAATGCGACGCTTCGTCCGGAGGGTTTTCTTTTGTTGGATTCCGGGGCTCAGTATCTTGATGGAACAACAGATATAACTCGCACAGTTGCTTTAGGCGCTTTGTCGGAACAACAGCAAAAAGATTTCACTTTGGTCTTGAAAGGACATATTGCATTGGCAAAAGCAAAGTTTCCTGCGTCAACTCGTGGTTCACAGTTGGATATTTTGGCGCGTAAAGCCTTGTGGGATCTGGGTATGAATTATGGACATGGAACTGGACACGGCGTCGGTCATTATTTGTCTGTGCATGAAGGGCCACAATCCATTCGTATGGATGAGAATCCTACAACATTAGTCCCGGGCATGGTGATCTCAAATGAACCCGGGCTGTATCGTGCAGGGCAATATGGCATTCGGACGGAAAACTTAGTGACTGTTGTTGAGGGAGAAACAACGGAGTTTGGTGTTTTTTATCAGTTTGAGACATTAACACTTTGTCCCATAGATATAAAGGCAATTGATTTGGCTTTGTTGACTGACGAGGAAAAAATTTGGTTGAACGAATATCATTGGAAGGTTTTTTCGAATTTATCTCCGCGATTATCTCAGTCTGAACAGGAATGGCTGCGGCTTAAATGTAATCCTGTATAA